The window GGTAGTACGCATGTAGACGTGCTCGTCACGGATGAACAGGTCCGCACCCTCGACCAGTTCGATGCCCATTTCCCGGGCCAGGAAGGCGTGCTCGAAATAGGCACTGTTGAAGCGGCCAGGGGTGAGCAACACGGCAGTGGGGTTGTCCAGTGGGCTGGCGCTCTTGAGCGTGTCCAGCAGCAGGTTGGGGTAGTGGTCGATGGGCGCGATACGCTGTGCGGCGAACAGCTCGGGGAACAGCCGCATCATCATCTTGCGGTCTTCGAGCATGTAGCTGACCCCGCTGGGGGTGCGCAGGTTGTCCTCCAGCACGAAGTAGCTGCCATCCCCGTCACGGACCAGGTCGACGCCAGCGATATGGGCATAGAGCCCACGGTGCAGGCCCAGGCCCTGCATGGCGATCTGGTAGCCTTCGTTGGCCAGCACTTGTTCCGGCGGGATGATGCCGGCCTTTAGGATGCGCTGGTCGTGGTAGATGTCCTGCAGGAACAGGTTCAACGCCTGAACCCGCTGGATACAGCCGCGCTCGACCATGCGCCATTCGCTGGCGCGAATGCTGCGCGGGATGATGTCAAAGGGGATCAGGCGCTCGGTGTCCTCTTTGTCACCGTACAAGGTGAAGGTGATACCGGCGCGGTGAAACAGCAGGTCAGCTTCGCGTCGGCGTTGCTCCAGCAACTCCAGCGGGGTGTTTGCCAACCAGCGGGCGAACTCCTGGTAATGCGGGCGGCAACTTCCGTTCGTATCATACATTTCATTGAAAAATGCCCGGGACATACCCACTCCTTGCCACCGTTGCCGGCAGCTTCATTGCGGTTCATCTACGTGTTTCAGGGTGCGGCCTTGCGGGTCGGTGGGTGTTTTGTCTGCGGTGAGCCTCGAATCCGATCAATTGCTGTGCGTTATGCACGCAAGAGGCCATTGCAATGAAGGTGCCGAAAGCCAGGCACAGTTCTGGAGTGGCAACGGGCTGGCGGTAACACCTTGAAACTCTTGGGTTTTATTGCTGAATTCGCTGACTGCGCCGCATGCAGCCGTGCGGGAACGTCGGGAGGGGGGAGCAGGCGCGCCTCGAAAAAAGGCGCGCTATGCACCGAGCTGCAGCTTTTGCTCCGAATTGGAGCGAGTCCATGGCGAGGCGGCACTCCGGCCGCGCAAGCAAGGAGTAGTGCGTTTCGTTCCAAGTGTCAGGTTATGACGCAGTCACCGACGCAGAATGCTCTGGGCGTCGCTTGCAGATCGAAAACGGTCACTATCATTCAATGGATTTGGCCATTTCCGACGTTCCATCCAGCCGGTCTGCTCATAGACCGGTTTACCCGTCTCGGTGGCATGCAGGACAGCGAAGGTGATACCTCGGCGAGCGAACTCGGCGTCAGCAGCCTGCATCAAGGCCGAAGCCAGGCCGCGGCGGCGGTAGGCCGGCTGGACGAACACATTCAGCACGTACCCACGTTTGTCCAGGGTTGGGTGCGATGGATGGGGAGGCCAGTCAATGCTCATCAGGCCGATGGCTGCAACCGGTTGGTCGCCATCCAGGAGCTTGAAACCGTAATACCGACCGTCACCGAGCCGCTCTTCCAGCCATGGGCGAAAGTGCTGAGTCATGACTTGCAGTTTTTCAGGGTCGCCACCTGCCTCAAGAAACATCTCCTGGCGATGCGAGCAGATCATTGCTGCGTCAGCGGGCCCGACTGGCCGACACTCCAGGCCTGAAGACGCTCCACATCCTTGTAGCTCGATCATCGTTTATCCAACGTAAGTGGCCGATTCATGAGAAGGCAGCCTATGGCCTCTTCAGGCCTGCTTGCAATGGCTTGGTTCAACGCCTGGCCCGCCAGACGAAACAAGATCCAATGGCTAACGATCGACCTTGGCAAGCAACTCAGCTTTTGTCATCTCTCATGGAACTGCACATAACTCATTGAA of the Pseudomonas asiatica genome contains:
- a CDS encoding circularly permuted type 2 ATP-grasp protein yields the protein MSRAFFNEMYDTNGSCRPHYQEFARWLANTPLELLEQRRREADLLFHRAGITFTLYGDKEDTERLIPFDIIPRSIRASEWRMVERGCIQRVQALNLFLQDIYHDQRILKAGIIPPEQVLANEGYQIAMQGLGLHRGLYAHIAGVDLVRDGDGSYFVLEDNLRTPSGVSYMLEDRKMMMRLFPELFAAQRIAPIDHYPNLLLDTLKSASPLDNPTAVLLTPGRFNSAYFEHAFLAREMGIELVEGADLFIRDEHVYMRTTAGPKQVDVIYRRLDDDYLDPLSFNPDSMLGVPGLISVYRAGNVVLANAVGTGVADDKSIYPYVDDMIRFYLSEEPVLNNVPTWQCRRPAELSHVLAHLPELVVKETQGSGGYGMLVGPAATSAQIEDFRARIKARPHAYIAQPTLCLSTCPTFVDSGIAPRHIDLRPFVLSGSETRLVPGGLTRVALQEGSLVVNSSQGGGTKDTWVVED